One window of the Buchnera aphidicola (Meitanaphis elongallis) genome contains the following:
- the ffh gene encoding signal recognition particle protein, which translates to MFNNLTNKFLEIFNNLSNKGRLTENNIKETLKEIKNTLLEADVALSVVKSLIHSISKSSIGHNISKNFTPKQELIKIIKQELTKILGENNSNLNLQIQSPAVIMIVGLQGQGKTTSIAKLGKMIKTTKNKKILVVSTDIYRPAAIKQLEILSKQAKIDFYPSHINQNPIKIANLALEFSKSKFYDVLLVDTAGRLHIDEYMMNEVINIYKEIKPIEILLTIDAMIGQDAINIAHKFSNNLPITGFIITKTDSDARAGIILSMKYLTKKPIKFISTGEKLNEFETFHPDRMITRILGMGDVLSLIENIEKKVDKRNIKKLTNTIKSKKRFNYSDLLTQIKQIKKIGNITSILGKLPKTSKILNNVHNNINEKLLLHMEIMINSMTPQERQQPELIKGSRKRRIAKGSGLSIQKINSLLKQFNSIKNIMHTIKSGGINKIMKQMNNIVNNKFLK; encoded by the coding sequence ATGTTTAATAATTTAACTAACAAATTTTTAGAAATATTTAACAATCTTTCTAACAAAGGAAGATTAACTGAAAATAATATCAAAGAAACGTTAAAAGAAATAAAAAACACTTTATTAGAAGCAGACGTTGCGTTATCAGTAGTAAAAAGTCTTATACACTCTATATCAAAAAGTTCTATTGGACATAATATAAGTAAAAATTTTACTCCAAAACAAGAATTAATAAAAATAATTAAACAAGAACTAACAAAAATATTAGGAGAAAATAATAGCAATTTAAATTTACAAATTCAATCTCCAGCAGTAATCATGATAGTAGGATTGCAAGGACAAGGAAAAACAACAAGTATAGCAAAGTTAGGGAAAATGATAAAAACAACTAAAAATAAAAAAATATTAGTAGTATCTACAGATATATATCGACCTGCAGCAATCAAACAATTAGAAATATTATCTAAACAAGCAAAAATCGATTTTTACCCTTCTCATATTAATCAAAACCCAATAAAAATAGCAAATCTCGCATTAGAGTTTTCTAAATCTAAATTTTATGATGTTTTATTAGTCGACACTGCTGGACGTCTTCATATTGATGAATATATGATGAATGAAGTAATAAATATATATAAAGAAATTAAACCTATTGAAATTCTATTAACAATTGATGCAATGATAGGCCAAGATGCAATAAACATTGCACACAAATTCAGCAACAATCTACCTATAACCGGATTTATCATTACAAAAACAGATAGCGATGCTAGAGCAGGCATTATACTTTCAATGAAATATTTAACAAAAAAACCAATTAAATTCATCAGTACCGGAGAAAAATTGAACGAATTCGAAACATTTCATCCAGATAGAATGATCACTCGAATCCTTGGAATGGGAGATGTACTATCACTCATAGAAAACATCGAAAAAAAAGTTGATAAAAGAAATATTAAAAAACTAACAAACACCATAAAAAGTAAAAAAAGATTTAATTATAGCGACTTGTTAACACAAATAAAACAAATTAAAAAAATTGGAAATATTACTTCAATTTTAGGAAAACTACCCAAAACATCAAAAATACTTAATAATGTTCATAATAATATTAACGAAAAATTATTATTACATATGGAAATAATGATTAATTCCATGACACCACAAGAAAGACAACAACCAGAACTGATCAAAGGATCAAGAAAACGTCGAATTGCAAAAGGATCAGGTTTATCAATTCAAAAAATAAATTCATTACTAAAACAATTCAATAGTATAAAAAATATCATGCATACAATTAAAAGTGGTGGAATAAATAAAATAATGAAACAAATGAACAACATAGTTAATAATAAATTTTTAAAATAA
- a CDS encoding SAM-dependent methyltransferase encodes MSKIRSLSSRRWLKRHVKDQYVNLAYKNNIRSRSYFKLKQIHKVNRLFKKGMTVIDLGSSPGSWSEYASKKIGKRGCIIACDMLSMLPIKGVFFMQGDIRELNFFNSLLTFMKHRKIDLIMSDMSPNMSGSSCIDHPRSIELSKLALKISEKTLLDNGKLVIKSFYGNQFHALIKEINTLFVKVKIFKPHASRVRSKEVYIIASERKR; translated from the coding sequence GTGTCTAAAATTCGTTCTTTAAGTTCTAGAAGATGGTTAAAAAGACATGTTAAAGATCAATATGTTAATTTAGCTTATAAAAATAATATTCGTTCTAGATCGTATTTTAAATTAAAACAAATACATAAAGTTAATAGATTGTTTAAAAAAGGAATGACTGTAATTGATTTAGGTTCTTCTCCTGGTAGTTGGTCTGAATATGCTAGTAAAAAAATAGGAAAAAGAGGGTGTATAATAGCATGTGATATGTTATCTATGTTACCAATCAAAGGTGTATTTTTTATGCAAGGAGATATTAGAGAATTAAATTTTTTTAATTCATTATTAACTTTTATGAAACATAGAAAAATAGATTTAATTATGTCTGATATGTCTCCGAATATGAGTGGATCTTCTTGTATTGATCATCCTCGTTCGATAGAGTTAAGTAAATTAGCTTTAAAGATATCTGAAAAAACGTTGTTAGATAATGGAAAGCTAGTAATAAAATCGTTTTATGGGAATCAATTTCATGCATTAATTAAAGAAATAAATACTCTATTTGTTAAGGTAAAGATTTTTAAACCGCATGCTTCTCGGGTTCGTTCTAAGGAAGTATATATTATAGCATCTGAACGAAAAAGATAA
- the cgtA gene encoding Obg family GTPase CgtA: MKFLDQIIIHVIAGNGGNGCISFRREKYIPKGGPDGGNGGNGGSIWLQTNRNLNTLIDFNFKKTFKAQNGENGKNKKKSGKKGKDIIIQIPIGTRIIDNNTNEIIDDITCNKKLILIAKGGWHGLGNTRFKSSVNRTPQQHTLGTKGEQREIKLELILLADVGTLGLPNSGKSTLVSYISRAKTKIADYPFTTLAPILGTVKINKDEHFIIADIPGLIKGASHGHGLGIQFLKHLERCHLLLHIVDISIKNKFIILNNINIILEELKNYNKTLCTKPIWIVFNKIDLVNENEIKNIVKFIKINLKHIKPYYLVSSIKKIGIKKICQDILYFIKNNTFISNT; encoded by the coding sequence ATGAAATTTCTAGATCAAATAATTATCCATGTTATCGCTGGAAATGGAGGAAATGGATGTATCAGTTTTAGAAGAGAAAAATATATACCAAAAGGAGGTCCAGATGGAGGAAACGGAGGAAATGGAGGTAGCATTTGGCTACAAACTAATAGAAATTTAAATACTCTAATTGATTTTAATTTTAAAAAAACGTTCAAAGCACAAAACGGAGAAAATGGAAAAAATAAAAAAAAATCAGGAAAAAAAGGAAAAGACATTATAATTCAAATACCTATTGGAACAAGAATTATTGATAACAACACTAATGAAATAATAGACGACATTACATGTAATAAAAAATTAATTCTAATTGCCAAAGGCGGATGGCATGGGTTAGGAAATACTAGATTTAAATCTTCAGTAAACAGAACGCCCCAACAACACACTTTAGGAACTAAAGGAGAACAAAGAGAAATAAAATTAGAATTAATCTTGTTAGCTGACGTTGGAACATTAGGTTTACCTAACTCTGGAAAATCTACTTTAGTCAGTTATATATCTCGAGCAAAAACTAAGATAGCAGACTATCCTTTTACAACACTTGCACCAATATTAGGTACCGTAAAAATAAATAAAGATGAACATTTTATTATTGCCGATATACCAGGTTTAATTAAAGGAGCATCACATGGTCATGGACTTGGAATTCAATTTTTAAAACATTTAGAAAGATGCCATTTACTATTACATATAGTCGACATCTCTATTAAAAACAAATTCATTATCTTAAACAACATAAACATTATATTAGAAGAACTAAAAAACTACAATAAAACACTATGTACAAAACCAATATGGATTGTATTCAATAAAATAGATTTAGTTAATGAAAATGAAATAAAAAACATTGTTAAATTTATTAAAATCAACTTAAAACATATAAAACCATACTATTTAGTTTCATCAATTAAAAAAATCGGAATCAAAAAAATATGTCAAGATATTTTATACTTTATAAAAAATAACACGTTTATCTCTAATACTTAA
- the ftsH gene encoding ATP-dependent zinc metalloprotease FtsH, with translation MAKNLIFWLIIAIGLMSIFQNFNSNNINYRKIDYSTFLSEVNQDQIRETYINGREIHVTRKDNSRYKTYIPMNDPKLLDTLLVNNVKITGEMQNEPSLFTSIFISWFPMLLLIGVWIFFMRQMQIGGGKGAMSFGKSKARMLSEDQIMITFSDVAGCDEAKAEVKELVDYLKEPSRFQKLGGKIPKGILMVGPPGTGKTLLAKAIAGEARVPFFTISGSDFVEMFVGVGASRVRDMFENSRKSAPCIIFIDEIDAVGRQRGAGLGGGHDEREQTLNQMLVEMDGFDGNEGIILIAATNRPDVLDPALLRPGRFDRQIFVALPDIKGRAQILKVHMKKVPLGKDVDSMIIARGTPGFSGADLANLVNEAALFAARTNNQVVSMFDFERAKDKIIMGTERRSMVITDKQKESTAYHEAGHVIVGRLVPEHDPAHKVTIIPRGMALGVTFFLPEDDVLSISKNKLESQISTLYGGRLAEEIIYGENNVSTGAFNDIKIATSLARNMVTQWGFSKKLGPLLYAEEEGEVFLGRTVAKSKHMSDETARIIDEEVKLLIEKNYKRAQKILNENLDILHAMKDALIKYETIDSFQINDLMNRRSVRKPDGWNEDKG, from the coding sequence ATGGCTAAGAACCTGATTTTTTGGTTAATAATTGCAATTGGATTGATGTCTATCTTTCAGAATTTTAATTCTAATAATATAAATTATCGGAAAATTGATTATTCTACTTTTTTATCAGAAGTAAATCAAGATCAAATTCGTGAAACCTATATTAATGGGCGCGAAATTCATGTAACGAGAAAGGATAATAGTAGGTATAAAACATATATTCCTATGAATGATCCTAAATTGCTTGATACTTTATTAGTGAATAACGTTAAGATAACAGGAGAAATGCAAAACGAGCCTAGCTTGTTTACTTCTATTTTTATTTCATGGTTTCCTATGCTGTTGTTGATTGGAGTTTGGATTTTCTTTATGCGTCAAATGCAAATTGGTGGTGGAAAAGGTGCTATGTCGTTTGGAAAAAGTAAAGCAAGAATGTTGTCTGAAGATCAAATTATGATCACTTTTTCTGATGTAGCTGGTTGTGATGAAGCCAAAGCTGAGGTAAAAGAACTAGTAGATTATCTTAAAGAACCTAGTAGATTTCAAAAATTAGGGGGAAAAATTCCTAAAGGAATTTTGATGGTAGGTCCACCAGGAACTGGAAAAACTCTTTTAGCAAAGGCTATTGCTGGTGAAGCTAGAGTTCCTTTTTTTACTATTTCTGGTTCTGATTTTGTGGAGATGTTTGTGGGAGTAGGAGCTTCTAGAGTTCGTGATATGTTTGAGAATTCAAGAAAATCTGCCCCATGTATTATTTTTATTGATGAAATTGATGCTGTAGGTCGTCAAAGAGGAGCTGGACTTGGAGGTGGTCATGATGAGCGTGAACAAACATTAAATCAAATGTTAGTAGAAATGGATGGTTTTGATGGAAATGAGGGAATTATTCTTATTGCTGCTACTAATCGTCCTGATGTTTTAGATCCAGCTTTATTGAGACCTGGTAGGTTTGATCGTCAAATTTTCGTAGCGTTACCTGATATTAAAGGTCGTGCACAAATTCTTAAAGTTCATATGAAGAAAGTTCCTTTAGGAAAAGATGTAGATTCTATGATTATAGCTCGTGGAACTCCAGGGTTTTCTGGGGCAGATTTGGCGAACTTAGTTAATGAAGCAGCATTATTTGCGGCTCGTACTAATAATCAAGTTGTATCAATGTTTGATTTTGAAAGAGCTAAAGATAAAATTATTATGGGTACTGAACGACGGTCAATGGTAATAACAGATAAGCAAAAGGAATCTACAGCATATCATGAAGCCGGGCATGTAATTGTAGGTCGCTTAGTTCCAGAACATGATCCTGCTCATAAAGTAACAATTATACCAAGAGGTATGGCATTGGGGGTAACTTTTTTCTTACCGGAAGATGATGTATTAAGCATTAGTAAAAATAAGTTAGAAAGTCAGATATCTACATTATATGGAGGTAGATTAGCAGAAGAAATAATTTATGGTGAGAACAACGTATCTACAGGTGCATTTAATGATATAAAAATTGCGACTAGTTTAGCTCGAAATATGGTAACACAATGGGGTTTTTCTAAAAAGTTAGGTCCTCTTTTATACGCAGAAGAAGAAGGTGAGGTTTTTTTGGGAAGAACAGTAGCAAAATCGAAGCATATGTCAGATGAAACAGCAAGAATCATTGATGAAGAAGTAAAATTGTTAATAGAAAAAAATTATAAAAGAGCACAGAAGATATTAAATGAAAATTTAGATATTCTTCATGCGATGAAGGATGCATTGATAAAATATGAAACCATTGATTCTTTTCAAATAAATGATTTAATGAATAGAAGATCTGTTCGGAAACCTGATGGATGGAATGAAGATAAAGGTTAA
- the rplM gene encoding 50S ribosomal protein L13, which produces MKNFSAIVKNVKKSWYCIDATGQTLGRLASALAVRLRGKHKVEYTPYIDVGDYIIVINASKILVTGKKYTDKVYYHHTGYVGGIKKIVFKDMISDFPTRVIEIAVKGMLPKGSLGRKMFRKLKVYSDDSHIHMAQNPKMLTI; this is translated from the coding sequence ATGAAGAATTTTTCTGCTATAGTTAAAAATGTTAAAAAATCATGGTATTGTATCGATGCTACGGGGCAAACTTTAGGTAGATTAGCCTCTGCTCTCGCTGTTCGACTTCGTGGGAAACATAAAGTTGAATATACTCCTTATATTGATGTTGGTGATTATATAATTGTAATTAATGCTAGTAAAATATTAGTGACAGGTAAGAAATACACTGATAAAGTTTATTATCATCATACCGGATATGTAGGTGGTATTAAAAAAATAGTATTTAAGGACATGATATCTGATTTTCCTACTAGAGTCATTGAAATTGCAGTTAAAGGTATGCTTCCAAAAGGTTCTTTGGGTCGTAAGATGTTTAGAAAACTCAAAGTATATTCTGATGATAGTCATATTCATATGGCACAAAATCCAAAAATGTTAACTATCTAA
- a CDS encoding chorismate mutase, with amino-acid sequence MKSTSTLLKLRNIINTLDKDLITLLAKRKTTVIQIAETKVEQNYPIRDIEREQLLLKNLTIFGKKNNLDDKYIYDLFNIIIKDSIFTQNNWIRQNYCQNKKLKSFSFLGDAGSYSYDATKKYANKHFQFFIKNSCNNFEEIINNVEDNKSDYAVLPIENNTSGSIHEIYALLIHTTLSIVGEINIPINHCLLSQKNTQLINIKKIYSHKQPFMQCSKFIKHFPNWKLKHTNSTTDAMEKTRNDTNFMSAALGNETCKKKYQLKVLSRNISNLENNVTRFIILRKKSVHIPNHTPTITTIMMSINNKKNLTEETIQILKKYNLKIRQLIPYTLSKTSSDTTIFIDIKNNIHTDQIKQAINKLNGITSVKILGRYPIDKCSL; translated from the coding sequence ATGAAGTCTACAAGTACTCTACTGAAACTAAGAAATATTATTAATACTTTAGATAAAGACCTAATTACTCTACTCGCTAAAAGAAAAACAACAGTGATACAAATAGCAGAAACAAAAGTTGAACAAAACTATCCAATAAGAGACATAGAAAGAGAACAATTATTATTAAAAAATCTTACTATCTTTGGAAAGAAAAACAATCTTGATGATAAATATATCTACGATCTATTTAATATCATTATAAAAGATTCAATTTTCACTCAAAATAATTGGATAAGACAAAACTACTGTCAAAATAAAAAATTGAAAAGCTTTTCTTTTTTAGGTGACGCTGGATCATACTCTTATGATGCTACTAAAAAATATGCTAATAAACACTTTCAATTCTTTATTAAAAATTCTTGCAATAATTTTGAAGAAATTATAAATAACGTTGAAGATAATAAATCTGATTACGCAGTATTACCAATTGAAAACAATACCTCAGGATCAATTCATGAAATATATGCTCTTTTAATACATACAACATTATCAATTGTTGGTGAAATTAATATTCCTATTAATCACTGTTTATTATCTCAAAAAAATACTCAATTAATAAATATTAAAAAAATTTATAGCCATAAACAACCATTTATGCAATGTAGCAAATTCATTAAACATTTTCCTAATTGGAAATTAAAACATACCAATAGCACAACAGACGCAATGGAAAAAACACGTAATGATACCAACTTTATGTCTGCTGCATTAGGAAATGAAACATGTAAAAAGAAATATCAACTTAAAGTTTTATCTAGAAATATTTCCAATCTAGAAAATAATGTAACTCGATTCATAATATTAAGAAAAAAAAGTGTACATATACCTAACCACACACCAACTATAACAACAATTATGATGTCTATAAATAATAAAAAAAACTTAACTGAAGAAACAATTCAAATACTAAAAAAATATAACCTAAAAATAAGACAATTAATACCCTATACGCTCTCTAAAACATCATCAGATACAACAATTTTTATTGATATAAAAAACAATATTCATACTGATCAAATAAAACAAGCTATAAATAAATTAAACGGTATTACTTCAGTTAAAATATTGGGACGTTATCCGATAGATAAATGTTCTTTATAA
- the rplU gene encoding 50S ribosomal protein L21: MYAIFINGGKQHKVEKGQIIKLEKLNHIVGEKIKLTTVLMIVDQKEIKIGQPTLPESFISADIISHGRNKKINIIKFNRRKHYKKSQGHRQNFTKVLITGIYKN, translated from the coding sequence ATGTATGCAATTTTTATAAATGGCGGAAAACAACATAAAGTTGAAAAAGGTCAAATCATTAAACTAGAAAAACTTAATCATATTGTCGGAGAGAAAATAAAACTTACAACAGTTTTAATGATTGTAGATCAAAAAGAAATAAAAATCGGACAACCAACATTACCAGAAAGTTTTATATCAGCCGACATTATCAGTCACGGACGTAACAAAAAAATTAACATAATTAAATTTAATCGCAGAAAACACTATAAAAAAAGTCAAGGTCATCGCCAAAACTTTACTAAAGTTTTAATTACGGGAATTTACAAAAACTAA
- the greA gene encoding transcription elongation factor GreA: protein MNNQIPMTLLGAEKLRKELEILKKIKRPKIIASIVEARQHGDLKENAEYHMAREEQSFCEGKIKEIELKLSKAQIIDVTKIKNYGTIVFGSTVTIRNFSTNKVFVYRIVGDDESDFKLNLISINSPMSRGLIGKRIGNIAIIKTPSGDIKYEILNIEYI, encoded by the coding sequence ATGAATAATCAAATTCCAATGACATTGTTAGGTGCTGAAAAATTACGTAAAGAACTTGAAATACTTAAAAAGATCAAAAGACCCAAAATTATAGCTTCTATAGTAGAAGCTAGACAGCATGGTGATCTAAAAGAGAACGCAGAATATCATATGGCAAGAGAAGAACAAAGTTTTTGTGAAGGAAAAATTAAAGAAATTGAATTAAAGTTATCTAAAGCTCAAATAATAGACGTTACTAAAATTAAAAATTATGGAACAATTGTTTTTGGTTCTACAGTAACTATACGCAATTTTAGTACTAATAAAGTTTTCGTTTATCGTATTGTAGGAGATGATGAATCAGATTTTAAATTAAATTTAATTTCTATAAATTCTCCTATGTCTAGAGGACTAATTGGAAAAAGAATTGGTAATATTGCTATAATTAAAACCCCATCTGGAGATATAAAATATGAAATTTTAAATATAGAATATATATAA
- the murA gene encoding UDP-N-acetylglucosamine 1-carboxyvinyltransferase — protein sequence MKTCYITGPTNLSGEVKISGSKNAALPILLISILSEELIELHNVPILQDTKNAIKILTKLGAKITIKKEIYLDLNKTKNCTIPNCITKKIRASILILGPLLTKFGYARISFPGGCKIGNRKIDLHIFGLTQLGAKISIRNNYITGSVIGKLKGTNITLSQTSVGATITIMSAASLAIGTTIIFNAAREPEIIDVANFLNTIGANITGAGSKKIVIKGVNKLHGGIHKIIPDRIETGTFLIAAAISKGNIVCYDTKPDMLTYVLKKLIQTGAKIKTGNDWISLNMTNVIPKAIDIKTSPYPGFPTDMQAQFTLLNLISKGISKITETIFENRFIHIPELKKMGAIAIIKNNSVLCYGVKKLTSAKTTALDLRGSASLILAGCIANGNTIVKNSNFIGRGYENFYKKLKTLGAKIKNK from the coding sequence ATGAAAACATGTTATATAACTGGACCTACTAACCTTTCTGGAGAAGTAAAAATATCAGGTTCAAAAAATGCTGCTTTACCTATACTACTAATATCAATATTATCAGAAGAACTAATAGAATTGCATAATGTCCCGATACTTCAGGATACCAAAAATGCAATAAAAATATTAACCAAACTAGGAGCAAAAATAACAATTAAAAAAGAAATATATCTTGATCTCAACAAAACAAAAAATTGTACAATACCTAATTGTATAACAAAAAAAATACGTGCCTCTATTTTAATATTAGGGCCTCTACTGACAAAATTTGGATATGCAAGAATATCTTTTCCAGGGGGGTGCAAAATAGGAAATAGAAAAATTGACTTACATATATTTGGACTAACACAATTAGGAGCTAAAATTTCCATACGAAACAATTACATTACTGGATCAGTAATAGGAAAATTAAAAGGTACTAATATAACATTATCTCAAACAAGTGTTGGGGCAACCATTACTATCATGAGTGCAGCTTCTCTAGCTATAGGAACAACTATAATTTTTAATGCTGCACGTGAACCAGAAATTATTGATGTTGCAAATTTTCTTAATACAATAGGAGCTAATATAACTGGAGCAGGAAGTAAAAAAATTGTTATCAAAGGGGTTAATAAGTTACACGGAGGTATACATAAAATCATACCCGATAGAATTGAAACAGGAACTTTCTTAATTGCAGCAGCAATCTCTAAAGGAAATATTGTTTGCTACGATACTAAACCAGATATGTTAACATACGTATTAAAAAAATTAATACAAACAGGAGCTAAAATAAAAACTGGAAATGACTGGATCAGTCTAAACATGACTAATGTTATTCCAAAAGCTATTGATATAAAAACTTCTCCATATCCTGGATTCCCTACTGATATGCAAGCACAATTTACATTATTAAATTTAATATCAAAAGGGATAAGCAAAATAACTGAAACTATATTTGAAAATCGTTTCATACATATACCAGAACTAAAAAAAATGGGTGCAATAGCGATAATAAAAAATAATTCAGTATTATGTTATGGAGTTAAAAAGCTAACTTCAGCTAAAACAACTGCATTAGACTTACGTGGATCTGCTAGTTTAATATTAGCAGGATGCATTGCTAACGGCAATACAATCGTTAAAAATTCTAATTTTATTGGAAGAGGATATGAAAACTTTTATAAAAAACTCAAAACATTAGGAGCAAAGATAAAAAATAAATAA
- the rpmA gene encoding 50S ribosomal protein L27, with protein MAHKKAGGSTRNGRDSHAKRLGIKHFDGELVLSGSIIVRQRGTKFHAGINVKCGKDHTLFAIAKGKVKFRTRGTKNKKYVNVITQ; from the coding sequence ATGGCTCATAAAAAAGCAGGTGGATCAACTAGAAATGGAAGAGACTCACACGCTAAAAGACTAGGCATCAAACATTTTGATGGAGAACTAGTGCTCTCTGGAAGTATAATTGTTCGTCAAAGAGGTACAAAATTCCATGCAGGAATAAATGTAAAATGTGGAAAAGATCATACATTATTTGCTATTGCTAAAGGAAAAGTAAAATTTAGAACAAGAGGAACAAAAAACAAAAAATATGTAAATGTTATTACACAATAG
- a CDS encoding BolA/IbaG family iron-sulfur metabolism protein, giving the protein MITEEIKKILQQSLSLDTIQVTGDNNYIEIIAIDNIFHDKNEVERQKIIYTQLMNYIINKTIHSISIKTYSLKEWKNKQLTNK; this is encoded by the coding sequence ATGATTACAGAAGAAATCAAAAAAATATTACAACAATCTTTATCTTTAGATACAATTCAAGTAACTGGAGATAATAATTATATCGAAATAATAGCTATTGATAATATTTTTCACGACAAAAACGAAGTAGAAAGACAAAAAATAATTTATACGCAATTAATGAACTATATTATAAATAAAACAATTCATTCTATCTCAATAAAAACATACTCTCTAAAAGAATGGAAAAACAAACAACTAACTAACAAATGA
- the rpsP gene encoding 30S ribosomal protein S16, whose protein sequence is MVKIRLSRLGTKKRPFYQVVIADNRCPRNGKFIEKIGFFNPISSNNNISIDMKRLQYWIKNGAMISDRIKNLIKNLSTDAKLQRND, encoded by the coding sequence ATGGTAAAAATTCGTTTGTCACGACTAGGAACAAAAAAACGTCCTTTTTATCAAGTAGTTATTGCTGATAACCGATGTCCTAGAAATGGAAAATTTATAGAAAAAATAGGATTTTTTAATCCAATATCGTCTAATAATAACATTTCTATAGATATGAAAAGATTACAATACTGGATAAAAAATGGAGCCATGATATCCGATCGAATAAAAAACTTAATTAAAAATCTTTCAACAGATGCAAAACTACAAAGAAACGATTAA
- the rimM gene encoding ribosome maturation factor RimM (Essential for efficient processing of 16S rRNA), with the protein MQNYKETINIDTKKKCHNDLIIAQFGAPHGILGWTRVFSFTEKKINIFNYYPWNTRKEKIKIIIHVQHWKRKKKHFIVKMKDITNRSIAKTFTNCYITINENILPPLKNNDYYWKDIIGCIVFNLENKKLGIVISLIKTSSNDILIINEKKENKIKQDILIPLVNKKIIKKIEIDKKIIIVDWNYTFKSR; encoded by the coding sequence ATGCAAAACTACAAAGAAACGATTAATATAGATACCAAAAAAAAATGTCATAACGACTTAATTATTGCTCAATTCGGAGCACCGCATGGAATTTTAGGATGGACTCGAGTATTTTCTTTTACAGAAAAAAAGATAAATATCTTCAATTACTATCCTTGGAATACCAGAAAAGAAAAAATAAAAATCATCATTCACGTTCAACATTGGAAAAGAAAAAAAAAACATTTTATAGTAAAAATGAAAGATATCACTAATCGATCTATAGCTAAAACGTTTACCAATTGCTATATAACTATTAATGAAAATATATTACCACCGTTAAAAAATAATGATTATTACTGGAAAGATATCATAGGTTGCATTGTTTTTAATTTAGAAAACAAAAAGTTAGGAATAGTAATTAGTTTAATTAAAACATCCTCCAATGATATTCTCATTATAAATGAAAAAAAAGAAAACAAAATAAAACAAGACATTTTAATACCTTTAGTAAATAAAAAAATTATTAAAAAAATTGAAATTGATAAAAAAATAATCATAGTAGATTGGAATTACACATTTAAATCAAGATAA
- the rpsI gene encoding 30S ribosomal protein S9, with amino-acid sequence MNQIHNYGTGRRKSSSARVFLKLGTGKIMINNRILENYFGCKTTYILIKQPLELVNMLNKCDLYITVKGGGISGQAGAIRHGITRALIDYDISFQNKLRKFGFVTRDSRRVERKKVGFRKSRKRPQFSKR; translated from the coding sequence ATGAATCAAATACATAATTATGGAACTGGTCGTAGAAAAAGTTCTTCTGCTCGAGTGTTTCTAAAACTTGGAACAGGGAAGATCATGATAAATAATCGTATTTTAGAAAATTATTTTGGTTGTAAAACTACTTATATATTAATAAAACAACCTTTAGAATTAGTGAATATGTTAAACAAATGTGATTTATATATCACTGTTAAAGGCGGTGGTATTTCTGGACAAGCTGGGGCAATTCGTCATGGAATTACTCGTGCATTGATAGATTATGATATATCTTTTCAAAATAAATTGAGAAAATTTGGTTTTGTTACTCGAGATTCTCGTCGAGTTGAAAGAAAGAAAGTAGGTTTTCGAAAATCAAGAAAGCGTCCTCAATTTTCTAAGCGTTAA